NNNNNNNNNNNNNNNNNNNNNNNNNNNNNNNNNNNNNNNNNNNNNNNNNNNNNNNNNNNNNNNNNNNNNNNNNNNNNNNNNNNNNNNNNNNNNNNNNNNNNNNNNNNNNNNNNNNNNNNNNNNNNNNNNNNNNGAAACCTATCAGTATCTTTGTCAGCTACAAGCGCCACACTCCTTGGCACACTGCTTGATGTAGAGACTGAACTAATGTGTGTCTCCATCTCTTATGCCTTCAGCATACCCACAAGCTTGTCAAACTTGAGCTCATCTANNNNNNNNNNNNNNNNNNNNNNNNNNNNNNNNNNNNNNNNNNNNNNNNNNNNNNNNNNNNNNNNNNNNNNNNNNNNNNNNNNNNNNNNNNNNNNNNNNNNNNNNNNNNNNNNNNNNNNNNNNNNNNNNNNNNNNNNNNNNNNNNNNNNNNNNNNNNNNNNNNNNNNNNNNNNNNNNNNNNNNNNNNNNNNNNNNNNNNNNNNNNNNNNNNNNNNNNNNNNNNNNNNNNNNNNNNNNNNNNNNNNNNNNNNNNNNNNNNNNNNNNNNNNNNNNNNNNNNNNNNNNNNNNNNNNNNNNNNNNNNNNNNNNNNNNNNNNNNNNNNNNNNNNNNNNNNNNNNNNNNNNNNNNNNNNNNNNNNNNNNNNNNNNNNNNNNNNNNNNNNNNNNNNNNNNNNNNNNNNNNNNNNNNNNNNNNNNNNNNNNNNNNNNNNNNNNNNNNNNNNNNNNNNNNNNNNNNNNNNNNNNNNNNNNNNNNNNNNNNNNNNNNNNNNNNNNNNNNNNNNNNNNNNNNNNNNNCTCGAATCATCTGCTTCATGCGAGCCTTCCAATGACCATACTGGTCCGCATTCAACACGATCGCCTTCTGCACAGAGATAATCGTGTCCATCTTCACCTGCNNNNNNNNNNNNNNNNNNNNNNNNNNNNNNNNNNNNNNNNNNNNNNNNNNNNNNNNNNNNNNNNNNNNNNNNNNNNNNNNNNNNNNNNNNNNNNNNNNNGAGAGACAAAATACACAAGCACACACCAATAACTTTATTAGAAATCGCCTTGTACACTCAATTAAAAGATCTGCTTAATCAGCTTAGCCAGCCTGTTAACACCCTAACAGCTGCTACTGAAAGATTCCTAAGCTACCCGCTTATGTCTCTCTACCGTCAAGTACTTCAGCCCCTGCTTCAGCACGACCCAGAACACTTCCAAGAGTTTCTCTCTCTCTATAAGATCAGCTTATGTGTCTAGCCTCTATACAGACGACCCCATATCTATCTTATATTATTCTCCATGTTCCCGAAACCCTAGTATCCATGGCAACATGTATGGACATCTTCCATAACAATAAGTGCAACTTTCCTTTTCTTGGAATGCACTTATTCCTCTTTCTTTAAGTCATAAACTTGCTCCTCAAGTTTATTCCTCTTTCCATATTTCCAAGATACTCCCTTGCTCTCCAAGTCTACACAACTCCAGCTCAGCATCTTGACTCCACATGGTCTTCACCACTTAACCCGACGTCTGCTTCAGCAACTACGTCAGCGACTACTTGAAGGCACACATCTTACATTTTCAAATTTTATCTTTAGATGTAATCATATTGGCGAAACACTATAAACTTTTGTGTTACTTTACTACGCTTAGTCATATATTTGTCTGCATTATCTTCTCCTATCAGTTATAACAATATTAGAGTTCGATATCATTGGTTAAATGTTAAATCATAGCTTTAGGTGAAAACCAATATTACACAAATGTATAGTTATAAAACATATAACAACAGTTCTGTACTAGTTTGAAAAAGCAAATTATATATGGACTTATTTTTTTGCTTTTTCCTGATGGAGGAGAGTTTGTTAGAATTTATGAATTAGTTTGGATATGGTTATCTACTTTTATGAGTATTAATCTACATATGACATTAATGCCTGCACCATTACCTAATAATCTATAGGGAGACTCAGCAATAAATCTTTTCTTTTCTTTTTCCAGCAATCTCAGAGAGACGCGTGAACGAAAATGACGAACTACGGCACCATTCCAACGTCGTCTCATCCATCTCCGCCGATTGATCTCGAGTACGTCTCACGCGCCAAGCACCGCATCAAATCAGGAGCGATGTTGACCGCTGTTGTGTTGGTTCTGGTCCATGCGGCGGTTAGGAGGAGTGATAATCTGTTTCTCGATGAGGAAGCTGTGGCGGCGAGTGAATATTCGGGGCTGACGTCGTACCCTTCCTCGTAAAACCAAACACGAACTTGTTGTTCTTCTTTTGCATGTTACTACTGTCTGAAACATGAGAACGTTCTTTTACTCTGTTCAGTTTGTTGACAATGTGTTTCGTTGGTTAATTACTTTATTTAGTCATAATATCATTATAAATACATAATTATCTCACTTATCTCTGACTTCTCTCACTCAATAATCTTCCTTTAAACGGTGTTTTTAATGGAAACACAGAACCTAAATAGTTTTGTGTGATTGAGAAACATAGAACAGTTTGTTGAGAATGTTTTTTTTGTTGGTTAATTATGGTTATGTTAGTCATTAATATCATCATTATTACAAAACTATCTCACTAATCTCTGATTTCTATCTCACTAATCTCTGATTTCTCTCGGTCGATAGTTTTCCACATGTGTTTGGTGGAAACACAAAACATAACTAGTTTTGTGTTATTGAGAAACATAAGAAGAGTTTAGAGACAATGTGTTTTTGTTGGTTAATTATTATTTTAATCATTAACATCATCATTAGTACAAGATTATCACTAATCTCTGACTTATCTCACTCGATGATAACATAAATAGTTTTGTGCGACTGAGAGACATAAGAACAGTTTATTGACAACGTGTTTTGTTGGTTAATTACATTATTTAGTCATTAACATCATCACTAGTACATAACTATCTCACTGATCTCTGACTTCTCTCAGTCGATAATCTTCCACTAAACCTCTCATTCACTACCATATCTCCTTCCAGTAAACGCAGTACCTTCAACAAACATACACTCTGTCTGAGATAGAGTGTTTGACTACGAATGAAATCATGTTTCAAGAGTGTGTTTGATATGCTTTACCTGAGACATACGAGGACGCAAATGTGGATCTCTGCGTATACACAATGAAGCAGTATAAATCATACAAATGATTTCTGTTTCTGAATATCTCTTCTCCAGCTTTGGATCAACCAGCTCTTCAACCGCATACTCTTCTAATCTAGACCTAGCCTGCTCACCAAACCCTAAAATGAGCTTAAAGAAAACTCGAGAAACAAGATACCTTTTCAGCTTTGCGTTTTTTACCCATTCACTTAAACATTGTTGTCCTTTTGGTCTGGAGATATCCATGGCTTTACGACCCGTGATTAGCTCGATTAGTACAACCCCAAATGAGTAAACATCAGCTTTCTCTGTGATCTGTCCACTTTGAGTATACTCTGGAGCTAAGTAACTGAACAAACCAAACAAAAGTAAGTGATGGAAGACTTGTAGAACTCTTAAAATAGAGAATGTTGATTTAGTTTTTACCCGAAAGTTCCTATTATGCGTGTGTCTACACCGAGCTCTCCATCAGGTTGCCACCGCGCTAAACCAAAGTCTCCAACCTTACAAACAAAAAGAAACTAGAATCAAGCAACTATATGAAACTTAAGTGTTAGCTTTGTTGGTGTTACCAGTGGTTCGTAGTCATGAGTGATTAGTATATTGTTAGGCCTTAAGTCTCTGTGAACAATGCATCCCACTCTACACTCTTCATGAAGATATCTAAGACCTCTAGCCGCTCCAACCGCTATTTTCTGCCTTGCAGGCCACTCCAAAGTATCCTTATGGCGACCTGAATCAACATTGAGTTAAGTGTTTGTCAAGTTAACTAGCTCATGAACTCTGGTTTAAGAGGTTTTACCGTATAGATGACCGTCTAATGATCCATTGCATATGTATTCATAAACTAATAGTCTTCTGCTTTCTTCAATGCAGAAACCAATTAGCATAACCACGTTTCTGTGCTGAGCACAGCTCAAAACCTCTACTTCAGAGCAGAACTCTACATCTCCTTGAGTACTAGCTAGTTTGTGTTGCTTTACCGCTACAATCTGGCCTTCAGGTAACACACCTCTATGAACAGATCCAAACCCTCCTTCTGCCAAGAAGTTAGACTGTGAAAAACCTTTTGTTGCAAGCTCTAACTCTTTGTAAGAGAAAAACCTCGGTGGTTTTCCAAATACAGGTGCTTTGTGCTGACAGATAGAGCAGAGAGGAGGTGGAACAGGAGGAGCATTTCGTGATAGCGAAACTGCTCCTCTTATGTTTCCACTAGTCTCAGAATCACTCCTACTTGAAATCTTGGTTTCTTGAGCAGCATTAGCATCATCTTTTTTCACTTCCACTGTGAAAATAGGCGATGATGTTCCAAGGTCAGAGCTAGCCACTGATGAAGTCCCAGCTTCTGTACCAGTGAATGGTGTGCCAACCTCAGGACTGCTAAAAGGAGTTGTAACTACTGCTCCAACAGAACCTAACAACCTGCTTTTGTTCTCTTTCACTGCATCTTTTGTTGTTGGTGAACCGACCAAGTTGAACCGCAGAACTTTTGCTTGAGAACGCTTTATGGCCACAATGTTACATTGTAGCTCATCAATGCACCGCTTCACTTCTTGCTTAAGGTGCCTGTAAAACAGTAAAAGAACCATTTCAACCACACAAAGAGAGAGTAAAAACTAAACAAATGAACAATGAAATGATTATTTATGTACTTACTTATCCAGAACTACCCAAGTTGCTTGTGATTCCTTGGCCTCAGATGCAACAGCTCCACATGGTGATCCAGAAACAATTTTGATCCTAACATTAACCTTCCAAAAAAAAAACATGAGAATAACTGCTTTTTTAATGTTTTGGTAATGGGCTAAGTTAGTAACCTTGTTTGGGTCATAGACATCATGAAGCTGGAGAATCATTTGAGAACAAGTATCAGTGAGGTCACTTTTTATCTCAGGGATTGCATCAGAATGTGGTTTCCTATGACCACTTGCACAGTCTCCAGCAAACTTAGGGAGAGTCCAAAGCTTTCGACCTAAACAAACAAGACAATGGATTAAAACATAGGTAAGTACATCTCCATGACTTAGTACCAAAGAAGAGAAAGTAGTACCAGCATTGTGAGAAGTGACAACAACAACAAGAGTTATGCAGTCTCCAGGATGAACAATATGTGTCAAAGCCCAAACCAATGCTGTCTTTGAAATCTCCCTAGATGCTTTAACAGCAACAAGAACCTTCTCAGTCCCATTAGAACTTGGTATCTTCTCCCGCTTTCTTCTGATCATTTTAAAACTCAAATGAAATAACTATTCTCTAGATTCCTCTCTCTCTCTTTCAAGAAGATTGATTTCTACTGAAACCTGTAGAGATTTTGTAATGATGAATGCATTATTAAGGCAAGTTGGACATCAAGACAAGACCAAACCAAACACACAGCTTGAGTTGCAGATGGATACAAAACTTGTAGACATGACAAGACCTCTCACTCACCACTTCCTTCTCACTGAATCACATTAACTTCAAAACATAAAAACAAAGCCCTCAGCCACAAAACTCCCTCTTTTGAGATTCCACACCAGCTTTTTGAAGCTATATGAATCCAAAACTCATTGTAGGCTTTCAATAATTTAGGCTGAAATCTCCAAAGGATCCAAAGAGATACACTTTTTCCTCTCTTTCCAATAACTCTAACCTATCCTTCTTTTTGTCAAATCACTGAGTCAATGTTTCTCAAGAAACAGACAGAGGAAATGAAGCCTCTTCCACTTGTGGATCTAACCCTTTCCACAAGAGAAAGGGCAACAAAAAAAAAATCAAATATCTCTGCTTCAGTCCACTTTCAACAGTATCTGCCAAATCTTCAAGATCACACCTACAGTAAGAGAAAGAAATGGATGATTTTTTTTTTGAAACGGAAGATTTAAAGAAACTGCCAAAATAACTGTACTTTAGACTAGACTTGCAAAAATAATGGATAGCTATGGAAATAGATGAATAAATTAAATTAAATCCTTTCTTGAATACACAAAAAAAAAGCATCAAGAATCGGATATATAAACTATGTGTATACATTATGTACAACCTGCATCACACAGACACTATTATTTATTGTTTCATAATTTCTCACCAAGCTAAGCATTCATATATTTCACCGCATGAAAACAAGCAATGGTTTCGCTATGTTTATTATCTCACTTGAAGAAGACAGAAGATTATATTTTAGCAAAAAAAAAAAAGACAGAAGATTATTAATTAGTAGTAGTATTCAGTTGAAGCATTGATGTTGCTATGTTTTGTCTGACTTGAAATTTTTCTGCTTTTACCATCAGAAGCACTTTTATAGAGATGGAAACAAGACAGTGTAGAAAATCTAGAGAGCAGGCAGCATAAATGCTGCTCAGGTAGAAACAAGGAGAAAAAGCGCGAAAATATGAAATCAGCTTTTATGGTTTCTTCTTTATTTGTCAAAACAGTCTGTGATTTAAAAACATCCTTGAAAT
The DNA window shown above is from Brassica oleracea var. oleracea cultivar TO1000 chromosome C3, BOL, whole genome shotgun sequence and carries:
- the LOC106334311 gene encoding inactive protein kinase SELMODRAFT_444075 isoform X1, which gives rise to MIRRKREKIPSSNGTEKVLVAVKASREISKTALVWALTHIVHPGDCITLVVVVTSHNAGRKLWTLPKFAGDCASGHRKPHSDAIPEIKSDLTDTCSQMILQLHDVYDPNKVNVRIKIVSGSPCGAVASEAKESQATWVVLDKHLKQEVKRCIDELQCNIVAIKRSQAKVLRFNLVGSPTTKDAVKENKSRLLGSVGAVVTTPFSSPEVGTPFTGTEAGTSSVASSDLGTSSPIFTVEVKKDDANAAQETKISSRSDSETSGNIRGAVSLSRNAPPVPPPLCSICQHKAPVFGKPPRFFSYKELELATKGFSQSNFLAEGGFGSVHRGVLPEGQIVAVKQHKLASTQGDVEFCSEVEVLSCAQHRNVVMLIGFCIEESRRLLVYEYICNGSLDGHLYGRHKDTLEWPARQKIAVGAARGLRYLHEECRVGCIVHRDLRPNNILITHDYEPLVGDFGLARWQPDGELGVDTRIIGTFGYLAPEYTQSGQITEKADVYSFGVVLIELITGRKAMDISRPKGQQCLSEWARSRLEEYAVEELVDPKLEKRYSETEIICMIYTASLCIRRDPHLRPRMSQVLRLLEGDMVVNERFSGRLSTERSQRSVR
- the LOC106334311 gene encoding inactive protein kinase SELMODRAFT_444075 isoform X2, translating into MIRRKREKIPSSNGTEKVLVAVKASREISKTALVWALTHIVHPGDCITLVVVVTSHNAGRKLWTLPKFAGDCASGHRKPHSDAIPEIKSDLTDTCSQMILQLHDVYDPNKVNVRIKIVSGSPCGAVASEAKESQATWVVLDKHLKQEVKRCIDELQCNIVAIKRSQAKVLRFNLVGSPTTKDAVKENKSRLLGSVGAVVTTPFSSPEVGTPFTGTEAGTSSVASSDLGTSSPIFTVEVKKDDANAAQETKISSRSDSETSGNIRGAVSLSRNAPPVPPPLCSICQHKAPVFGKPPRFFSYKELELATKGFSQSNFLAEGGFGSVHRGVLPEGQIVAVKQHKLASTQGDVEFCSEVEVLSCAQHRNVVMLIGFCIEESRRLLVYEYICNGSLDGHLYGRHKDTLEWPARQKIAVGAARGLRYLHEECRVGCIVHRDLRPNNILITHDYEPLVGDFGLARWQPDGELGVDTRIIGTFGYLAPEYTQSGQITEKADVYSFGVVLIELITGRKAMDISRPKGQQCLSEWGLVSRLGLD